The Mastacembelus armatus chromosome 20, fMasArm1.2, whole genome shotgun sequence DNA segment AAATTCTTTTGTACTCCGACAGAAAACTGATGAAGGATatctaaaatataaacagaaaagcCAGGGAGAGGTGATAAAAAGGGAAGTTACAAAATATTACTGGAGCAGTGGAACACTTTGTCCATCCTAGTTTCACAATTTCACAGAAAGTGTATATTTGAAGACAAAGTTAGCATTGAGTTTGAGCTACATGATGGATTTAACTCCATTTATcaatctatccatctatccatctattcTCTTTCCTATTTTATTGCTTATGTTTGCTGCAGTGCACGGACCTTATTAGGACTGTAGTCTAAGGTATGAGTGCTGTGCATCATTATCTTTCTGTTTGGATTATAAAACAAGGTTGTGTTGAGGTTGTGGTGTTGCTACCTGAGGCATGGAGAATAAAAATAGTTTCACATGGAGGGGTGAGAAAGTGGAGGGAATAAATAACAAGGGAGGGAAGATGTATTAGTTAGAACCCAATATGTTTTTCAATTAAacttattttattacatgtctCTAAATTTCAATTGGAAGTTTTCAATGCTAAGAATTTAAAACTAAGAATTCCAACAAAAATGATCCTCTGCATTTAGTAGAAGACACTCATACACTTAGTATATAATTACAGGATACAGATGATATTTTTATGCAGCTTTTTATGAGGTAGACAACATGACCAGCTATTAAAGCCCAATACTAAGGGGCTATATTATGAGGCTTTTGTGAAATACAGTCAGGCAGATGCACAGTGAGAAGGAAACTGTATAATTTAGGAAAAAGCAGTTTTTAGAAGTGCTGAATGAGAAAATGCAGACGGCTGGTTTAAGGTCAAAGTGTAGTCAGGCCTATAGGTtgtatttttctacatttatatataaactCTGTGGCTTTGGGGTAGTTCCTGTCATAACAGCCAGATTCTCTAATTCAGCAGTGTGGCAAGAAGTTCACCAGTCCGTAATTTAGGGTGGTTGGAGGGTGTGTGtagtgtgcatatgtgtgttttattgcatGGCTTATCTTTGTGGTCTTTTTACAAGAGTTCCCATTTATTGTTTCAAATATACATATGTTTTGCTTGTTACTTCCATGTTCCTTACAAATGTGGCAGTGCTTTATTCTAATGTGATAGTTTACACTGTTGAATGACATTGCAAGTGAGAACAGAAGACATTTGGTAATGAACTCATCATTTAGCTCATTTAGTCTCATTCTTTGTATTTTACTTAATATTCACATTGACTAATTGGTCACTCTTTAAACAACCATCATAATTAAATTTAAACGATGTACCAGGAAAATATCATTAGCCAAGTCCAGTCTCAGTGGAGGTGACTGCATTTGATTCCAGTTGTTTGTCTTGACTCCATTTGGCATTACTGGGggttgctttgcttttttttttgagggcAGTGTGGTGCTGAGATCAGGTGATTCCAAATGTGTGGAAAGAATTTCTGCCTATGTCTTCTTGGACAGACTTCACGTACATGAACTGGCATGCACTGAGGACATGTCAACACTGATCGAAGATTTATGGTAGTGATCAAGGAAATGAAGGCATAATCTTGTGTTCTTGTGAAAAGGTGATAGTGCCTTTTGCAAAAATCTTCCTTTCTCACTGTATATGTTTCTACTGGGTCATATTATGCAAAAACATAGTGTCTCATCATTGCTATGCTGATGACACCCAGTTGTACATGTTCATTCCTCCAAGTGACTCTActagtttattattattacgcAGCTAATTAGCTGAAATTGAAGAATTGATGTGTCATGACTACATCCCATTAAATAACACGGAGCACCTATTAACTGGTCCACATTGTTTAACTGAGGAAATTAAACACTAGCTCATTCATCTAACGTCTTATACTACACATCCTAGAAATCTCTCAATAACATTTGAACATATACATGTGACTTTGAAGAGCAAGTCAAGAAAGTTATTCAAAGTCATACGTCTTTACCTCTTCTAGACTTCATTATTAAGTCATTATTCAGCTCATTGAAAAAGGGACCACATGACTCCTTTCTTAACAACATTGCAATAACTTCCATTTTGTTATTGATTCaattttaaaacattgtttCTTCCTCTTTGGACTGGCTCTGTAATATATTACAGGTAATTTGATAACATTATCTGAACATTGTCTCAGATCTACTCTTCACCATTCCTCTGCCAAGACTTTTTTAATAGAGAAGATCTGGCCTTTACTTTCATGgattaataattttattattgttgttgttctttccTGTCACCTAAAAAGCTAAAGTTgcaaaaaataacagaaaactaattttatctcctaatattttttttagcatgtCGTCTCCAAATCGCTGCAGTGTGATGAAAAACATTACTTAAAGGGCTCCAGATGCTGCAAGAAGTGTGaaccaggtaacacacacacacaccagaaacaaagtaaaacacagTAGACGTGTCAACATTTTGCATACTCAGTGGAAACAGcataaaacaaagataaactTCCATTCAAAAGATCTTGAATTAAAAGAGGAAGGatgtttgaatgtttaaaaacagaccTTTGTGGTGAAAAatacctcacacacacccacattgTACATTGACCTATAATCCATAGATATACCTACTAGTGTAGAAGaggaaaggggaactaatttgtccatttcctttttttctttttccatagGTTTTGTAAGGTTACTCTGGTTACGTATGTATTGTTGAATcattctctttcttccttcctcttctgtctgtctctcataTTTTTTAGGCTTCCGTGTGTTTTCTGACTGCAGTGATTCCCACCCTAccaaatgtattaaatgtaatCGTGGCGAATACCAGCCAAACTGGACTGAGGAGAAACGCTGTCTCCAGCAAAAACTCTGTGACCAAAGTCAGTACCAACAGCTTGAACAAGGGTTTCAAATCCTGTAATACAAATTCAAATATGCCTGCATGTTTTTAACTATTAGGTTATTGTTCTCAAATGTTTTTGACCCATGTTTGTTTGTCCAGTACATTAATGACTTCCACAAACATTTCCACAGGCAACATCTCTGATACAGATTTTGGGTGTACCAAAATATTTATTGTAGTAGTCTTGTAATGATTTCATgtcagaaatgtaaatgaaactgTAGACAAGGGAACAACTGTAGACTGTAACAAGTTCATTTTGAGGATGAGCTGTAATTCCTTGTAACAAATTTTCAAACTTCCCCCTTTCATCACTAGTTAAGGGCTTTATGGAGAGGCCTGAAAATCCTATAGCAGAGGAGCCCTGTCGCTGCCTCCCCCACCTCCAGTGCTATCCCATCAACTGTGAGTACTGTGAGAAGATACCTGTTTGCAAGGCTGGATATGGACTCACAGTGGATACTGGTGAGACAcccaaacacaaaagacacCTCGTTCATATTACAGTGGAGTGTCACTCAGAGATGGACTAATGTATATGTTGTTAATTCCAGAGTCTACTAATGGAAGGAAGGACTGTGTAGCATGTAAGAAAGGCTTCTTCTCTCTTGGCAACAATGAACCATGCAGACAATGGACTAAGTAagtttatgcacacacacatgcagcttaTAGCCTGAATTATTTTGACATTGTTAAGGGAAAATGTAGTTGGTTAGTTTTCCTCAACCACCAGGCAGCTGTTATGACTAATACCTCTCCACTTCCCCTGGAACTCTGGACCAGACACCAGTTTCCACTGACAGCCGGGTCTGTGATGATgatagagagagggagcgagagaaatagagaaaaattgttgttttttttcacatctgtctctctctctatttctttcTTCATCACAGATCCGACCAGTGGTAAAGACGAGTAGGTGGCCGGTACACCGTAGGAGGAAAAAGTGTGTCTTACATGTACATGTTCCTCTCCACTCTGTGTTTTTACGCTTTCATCTTCTCTCCCAGTTGTAAGGCTGAAGGCAGGAGTGAGACACAGCCAGGCAGCACTCAGGCCGATGCAGTGTGTGGACCACCTGTGTCTGGTAAGATAAGGTCATATTTAATGCAGGCAGTCAGTATATTCTGTggaaaaaatatagaaaatcacCTGTCTCGTGTACTGTATAATTTTTTTCTGGCATACACTATGACACATGCTAGATGGAGGGTACAAACAAGCCCTGAATGTGTCTTCCTTGCAGGTGCAGCACCTTCTTGGGTTATAGTTTCTGTTCTCTCAGTCATCACTGTTCTGTGTCTCCTCATCCTACTCCTCTTCTGCTATAAGGACAAACTGAATTTACTGTCTGGTAGGTTACAGCCCTGTATTGAGCTTATATAGGTGCACATATGTAGCTCCTCCAGCTCTAGATGTTATTGTTCTTTAAATTAGCGAATGGCTGATTTCAATGTGACATCAGAAACTTTGGTTCAAAACAGACTTGCAGTTTACATAAGAAGATTGTGCACGCTGGTCTTACACTAAGCATAATGAGATTATATTGTAGAAcgtaataaattaaatattgacTTCCTATGTGACTGGCTGTTGatgtaaaattatttaataTGTTATTTAACATTTACCACAGTCACCAGTCTTTTTGCCAAACCGATTAAATATTAAGGTACACTATATGGTTTCTTTGTCTAGTAAATCTGCGATCTTGTGTCCAGAATCTGAAGAGGACTAGGATACAGCAGGTAAAGTTGAATTTCAGCTGAAAAGCAATTTAAATCCACAAAAACTAATTTATTGCCTGTACTCTCAACTgtttattagattagattatttAAATCTAGGCACAGCTGTTTGCTCATATATTTGCCAGGGGCTGAACTGGAGAAGGAaatttataaaaacagaaacagcccaACACTTACATTTCCTGGGACATGGTATAGGATCTGggaaactgtgtattttgtgtattcACAAAACActatttacagtgtgtttacaaTGGTTTTGTTGTTCTAGGAGACCTTGGCTCCTCTTTATCACAGTGGAGGTCCCAAGTGTATGCCATGTGAGACAACCAAACTCATCTGCCAAGCACCACAAAACCCCACAGATGAGCCCCCGTGCACATTCTCCACCTCTGATCCCGATGTCAAGGTCTCACTGGCTTTCAcaggaaaaaagacagagaaagaaggaaTTAATGGCAAGACAGTGAAGGAGGATCAGGGTGAAGGGTCTGGAGAACCAGAGGAGGTGtcagaagaagaggagattGTGAGTGTGCCTCCTCTTTTGGCtggttcatgtgtgtgtgtcattcctGTTTGTGAGCCGCTGGAAGTAGGGGAGAATGAGGACTGTAGCCAGGCTGTCAGTCCTGGGACTCCAGGCACCTGCTCATGTGGAGGTCTagatggagagagggatggagaagaaagtggaaaagaagagaagacagagagtgtAAGGGCAGACAGCGGTGAAGAAAAGGTTGATAGAAATCATGAAAAGATGGTTTTGCCGAAGAGCGAGACAGGCACTGCATCTCTCGtgtctgtttctcctcctctcctccatatCTCCTCTGTAGCACCACCATTCAGTACACCTCCTGAGCTCTGCCTGCCATTGTCCCGGGCTCAGATGACAGCCGAGTTCAAGCCCCATCTGAGCGACAGATCACTGGTCAAACAGGAGGAATTATGCAGACTGGCTAGCATGGACTCCACCTCTACGGAGGACAGTACCACCTCTGTGACGATGCCAGTCAGCCCCTTGATGACTTCCTCATCTGTTGGAGATCTCTACCTGGAGAAGCTGCCTGAGGCCTCCAGCCCAGAGAAAGCCCAGAGACTTTTCTGGGAAGACAACAGTGGAAATAAGTTGTCTTCAGGGGAGTCAGAACTGGAGTGTTCACCTGAAAGCCTCCATAGTCAGCTGGCAGAACCAACTCTTAACTCAGGTATATGAACATGTAAATCTTAAAGAATTTCAATGAATCTGTATGGAAGCCCTTTTCAATATATAATCTTTAATACTTTTTCCATGGTTTCCACATATCTGTGTGTAGATTCCCAGAAAGTCAAGCTATTTTTAGATTGACTTGGAACAATATAAAGATGTTATGGCCATGCATCAGTGTCAGTGAAAACTGAATGCACAGTGGATTGTGCTACGAGGATAAtggttcattaaaaaaagactgtGGGACCAGTTGTGTTTGCCAGGTTGATTCTGTGTTCTTTGTTTGTGTAGGCAGTCACCACAGGGTCATACCCATACATGATTTGATACACTATATAACAGTGTTCCCTTTCTGCAGAGTAGAAAGGACTAGCCACCAAGAATAACAGACTGAAATTTATGTTGGTTTTAATGGAAAGTTTTACGGCCACATGGTTGAACTTGTATTGTTCTCACAGAAGCCTTTACACATTGCCAAAGAGAAATATGTCTGggaaatatatttatgtattgtGCCTAAAACACAGTGGTTATGGTTAGTTATAAAAGCTGTATTATCAGAGCTGTCTGATTGGGAAAGTGGTTATC contains these protein-coding regions:
- the tnfrsf11a gene encoding tumor necrosis factor receptor superfamily member 11A, whose translation is MRLNLSTSWIFRGWITAVLLTFYAQHVVSKSLQCDEKHYLKGSRCCKKCEPGFRVFSDCSDSHPTKCIKCNRGEYQPNWTEEKRCLQQKLCDQIKGFMERPENPIAEEPCRCLPHLQCYPINCEYCEKIPVCKAGYGLTVDTESTNGRKDCVACKKGFFSLGNNEPCRQWTNCKAEGRSETQPGSTQADAVCGPPVSGAAPSWVIVSVLSVITVLCLLILLLFCYKDKLNLLSVNLRSCVQNLKRTRIQQETLAPLYHSGGPKCMPCETTKLICQAPQNPTDEPPCTFSTSDPDVKVSLAFTGKKTEKEGINGKTVKEDQGEGSGEPEEVSEEEEIVSVPPLLAGSCVCVIPVCEPLEVGENEDCSQAVSPGTPGTCSCGGLDGERDGEESGKEEKTESVRADSGEEKVDRNHEKMVLPKSETGTASLVSVSPPLLHISSVAPPFSTPPELCLPLSRAQMTAEFKPHLSDRSLVKQEELCRLASMDSTSTEDSTTSVTMPVSPLMTSSSVGDLYLEKLPEASSPEKAQRLFWEDNSGNKLSSGESELECSPESLHSQLAEPTLNSGQVLRSHNTTFISSGQVMNFNSDVVVVYVSQTSLGSDGAGQEDAFGSPVQEQASETAPFFHSSLSQGDSISHMTIKDETLPVQEVMEEQTMAK